The following is a genomic window from Serratia ficaria.
AAGTGACCGACTGCAGGATGGAAACGTTATTTTCCACCACCGCGGTTTCACCGATCACGATGCCGGTGGCATGGTCGAGCATGATGCCGCAGCCGATGGTGGCCGCCGGGTGGATATCGACGCCGAAGGCGACCGAAATTTGGTTCTGCAGATAGATAGCCAGCGCCTGCCGCCCCTGCAGCCACAGCCAATGGCCGATGCGGTAGGCCTGCAGCGCATGGAAGCCTTTCAGGTACAGCAACGGCGTGGAGTATTTGTCTACCGCCGGGTCGCGCAGGCGTACCGCCAGAATATCGCGCGCCGCCGAGACGATCATCTGCTTATCGGCCAGGTAGGCGTCTTCTACCACCTCACGCACCGCGATGGCGGGCATGATCGGATTGGCCAGCTTGTTGGCCAGAATATAGCTGAGCGCACTGCCCAGATTTTCATGCTTGAGCAACGTCGCATGGAAAAAGCTAGCCAGCATCGGTTCACAGTCAGCCAGCGCTCTCGCTTCTGATTTAATGCTATTCCAGACCTGCTCCAACTCTTCAGACGACATCACATTCCTCTCTGCCTTGCCAAACAGGCCGCCTGACCGGCTATGCGGTCAGGCGGCCCCGTTCAATTGCCAGGGTCAGCATGCTGCCCCGGCATATCGTTTTTTTAGGTCACGCGCCGTGCTTTTCGTCTTTCCGGGTACGGCCCAACAGGCTCAACGCCGCTTCGCGGGCATCCTTGTTGCAGTACAGCACCTGATAAATCTGTTCGGTAATCGGCATTTCCACGCCGTGGCGCTGCGCCAGCGCCAATACCTCTTTGGTATTGCGATAGCCTTCGACCACCTGGCCGATGCTGTCCTGCGCTTCCTGCACGCCCTTGCCTTGCCCCAGCATAATCCCGAAACGACGATTGCGCGATTGGTTAT
Proteins encoded in this region:
- the cysE gene encoding serine O-acetyltransferase produces the protein MSSEELEQVWNSIKSEARALADCEPMLASFFHATLLKHENLGSALSYILANKLANPIMPAIAVREVVEDAYLADKQMIVSAARDILAVRLRDPAVDKYSTPLLYLKGFHALQAYRIGHWLWLQGRQALAIYLQNQISVAFGVDIHPAATIGCGIMLDHATGIVIGETAVVENNVSILQSVTLGGTGKTSGDRHPKIREGVMIGAGAKILGNIEVGKGAKIGAGSVVLQAVPPHTTAAGVPARIVGRPESDTPSMDMDQYFNGANHGFEYGDGI